Proteins encoded by one window of Rutidosis leptorrhynchoides isolate AG116_Rl617_1_P2 chromosome 7, CSIRO_AGI_Rlap_v1, whole genome shotgun sequence:
- the LOC139859764 gene encoding uncharacterized protein, translating into MVRDYIRSEEFADVVVADHKSGGKDDKDEKGNNRYQHFGGWYKGETLTVYLAVGAEAISAVLVVERDGTHMQVYFVSKVLQHGEVNYNPVEKLVYALVHTARRLRRYFQAHHILVLSKPEISGRMAKWAIELGEQEIIYAPQGAGANPNGEEHTYTLRFAFPISNNEVEYEALLSGLRIAEKMGIKALKVEVDSQLVANQLNGTFESRDLAMQKYLNLVEEMAKKFDSFSITQVPRSMNKKADALSKLASLTFSHFAKDVWIEVVEQKSTDVVAAPVEEVNAWMNLIINYLKDGTLPVDSVAARKIRMKAPMYIIRDNVLYKKSFLGPLLHCVGLQEAEMVIREVREGTCGMHSGFRTVVGKIIPLGYYWPSM; encoded by the exons ATGGTACGCGACTACATACGTTCCGAAGAGTTTGCTGACGTAGTCGTTGCTGATCATAAGTCTGGCGGCAAGGATGACAAGGACGAAAAAGGTAACAATCGCTACCAGCATTTCGGAGGGTGGTACAAAG GAGAAACTTTGACTGTGTACTTAGCAGTGGGTGCCGAAGCAATTAGCGCAGTACTCGTAGTGGAACGTGATGGGACCCATATGCAGGTGTACTTCGTCAGCAAAGTTTTGCAGCATGGCGAAGTTAACTATAATCCTGTTGAAAAACTTGTTTACGCTCTAGTTCATACCGCAAGGAGGTTAAGgcggtactttcaagcacatcaCATTTTG GTTCTAAGCAAACCGGAGATTTCTGGTCGAATGGCGAAATGGGCGATTGAACTGGGGGAACAGGAAATCATCTACGCCCCGC AAGGGGCTGGTGCCAACCCAAATGGTGAAGAACACACTTATACTCTACGCTTTGCATTTCCTATTTCTAACAATGAAGTCGAATATGAAGCGTTACTCTCCGGGTTACGCATAGCAGAAAAAATGGGTATTAAGGCATTGAAAGTTGAGGTTGATTCCCAGCTGGTAGCGAATCAGCTGAACGGAACGTTCGAATCCAGGGACCTGGCCATGCAAAAGTATTTGAATTTAGTGGAGGAAATGGCCAAAAAATTTGATTCTTTTTCAATCACTCAAGTGCCACGGTCAATGAACAAAAAAGCTGACGCCCTCAGTAAGCTTGCTTCGTTGACATTTAGCCACTTCGCTAAGGACGTATGGATTGAAGTTGTTGAACAAAAATCTACTGATGTG GTGGCAGCGCCAGTCGAGGAGGTGAACGCTTGGATGAATCTAATTATCAATTATCTAAAAGATGGCACGCTTCCCGTTGACAGCGTAGCAGCAAGGAAAATACGCATGAAAGCACCCATGTACATCATACGTGACAATGTACTTTACAAGAAGTCCTTTTTGGGTCCGCTACTTCATTGCGTTGGTCTGCAAGAGGCTGAAATGGTAATCAGGGAAGTACGTGAAGGAACATGCGGGATGCATTCAGGGTTCCGTACCGTTGTGGGAAAAATTATTCCTTTAGGTTACTACTGGCCATCCATGTAA